In Fodinicola acaciae, the following proteins share a genomic window:
- a CDS encoding sensor histidine kinase: MQTTTVWQALASPRFLFTAWPWRSLAYVLTTPITVGLLSVPLMFVSLPWMVSVIFFKEDKLSAAAPFFVIGAVFFAAALPLLGVPFGWLERGRLSLLGVRPPTTTARRAAEPLDLLRNLYVDPASWRASVYAVASVTLVPLVYTGVGIAAMFDFVMIISPVLADGHGPVAFGFGELTSASQAVPYAVAGVVLLPVLPYLWTVLAAAHGTMGRALLGGVDSENLKAELVEVSRSRARLVDAFEAERRRIERDLHDGAQQQLIGLTMQLGLAKMDVDPQSPAGKAVSEAHDQAKDLMEQLRELIRGIHPPVLTDRGLPAAVAELADRTPMPVTVSADLPGRLPGHLEGTAYFVVAEALTNVVKHSAATQAAVTVRLTAGTLEIEVTDNGRGGADARGGTGLTGLADRVAVANGRMFLSSPIGGPTLVRVELPCRR, translated from the coding sequence GTGCAGACAACCACCGTTTGGCAGGCCCTGGCCTCGCCTCGATTCCTGTTCACCGCCTGGCCATGGCGGTCGCTGGCATACGTGCTCACCACGCCGATCACCGTCGGCCTGCTCTCGGTTCCGCTGATGTTCGTGAGCCTTCCGTGGATGGTGAGCGTCATCTTCTTCAAGGAGGACAAGCTCTCGGCGGCCGCGCCGTTCTTCGTGATCGGCGCGGTGTTCTTCGCGGCCGCGTTGCCGCTGCTGGGCGTGCCGTTCGGCTGGCTCGAACGCGGCCGGCTCAGCCTGCTCGGCGTACGGCCGCCGACCACCACCGCGCGCCGCGCCGCCGAACCGTTGGACCTGCTGCGAAATCTCTACGTCGACCCGGCGAGCTGGCGCGCCAGCGTGTACGCGGTCGCGTCCGTCACGCTCGTGCCGCTGGTCTACACCGGCGTCGGCATCGCCGCGATGTTCGACTTCGTGATGATCATCAGTCCGGTGCTGGCCGACGGCCACGGACCGGTCGCCTTCGGCTTCGGCGAGCTGACCAGCGCGTCGCAGGCCGTGCCGTACGCGGTGGCCGGCGTGGTTTTGTTGCCCGTGCTGCCATATCTGTGGACGGTGCTGGCGGCCGCGCACGGCACCATGGGTCGCGCGCTGCTCGGTGGCGTGGACAGCGAAAACCTCAAGGCCGAGCTGGTCGAGGTGTCGCGGTCGCGCGCTCGGCTGGTCGACGCCTTCGAGGCGGAGCGCCGGCGCATCGAGCGCGATCTGCACGATGGCGCGCAGCAGCAGCTGATCGGCCTGACCATGCAGCTCGGCCTCGCGAAGATGGACGTCGACCCGCAGTCGCCGGCCGGCAAGGCCGTCTCGGAGGCTCATGACCAGGCCAAAGACCTGATGGAGCAGCTACGTGAGCTGATCCGCGGCATCCATCCGCCGGTGCTCACCGACCGTGGCCTGCCGGCCGCGGTGGCCGAGCTCGCCGACCGTACGCCGATGCCGGTCACCGTCTCGGCCGACCTGCCGGGCCGGCTGCCGGGTCACCTCGAAGGCACCGCCTACTTCGTCGTCGCCGAGGCATTGACCAACGTCGTCAAGCACAGCGCCGCGACGCAGGCAGCCGTGACCGTACGCCTCACCGCCGGCACGCTCGAGATCGAAGTGACCGACAACGGACGCGGTGGCGCGGACGCGCGCGGTGGTACGGGCCTGACCGGCCTCGCCGACCGGGTCGCCGTCGCCAACGGCAGGATGTTCCTGTCCAGCCCGATTGGTGGTCCGACGCTCGTACGAGTGGAGTTGCCATGCCGCCGCTGA
- a CDS encoding dihydrodipicolinate synthase family protein, which yields MTTTELQKPAVRTLVRGVSPVLEVPFGPDGAIDTGGFRRVVEYVLGAGVSSVMFPGFASEYHKLDEDERDTLTDILLEQTRERPDVAAILAVQDHATMLAVRRAQRLVDAGADLINLLPPHYLSPTRRAVADHIRAVLEAVDPVPVVLQYAPIETGTSLDAAGLAEIARDHANLAFVKVESSPPGPLITQLADGDPALPSLEGYAGVQLPDAARRGAVGTQPGCSFTEIYVEIWRRFENGETAGAWDLHRRLLPYISYWMLDIELIIAAEKLISVRRGLFESPYCREPAHRLDREEVATIDRFLSEFADLLPRIP from the coding sequence GTGACGACGACTGAGCTGCAGAAGCCCGCGGTGCGGACCCTGGTGCGGGGGGTCTCGCCGGTCCTGGAAGTGCCTTTCGGTCCCGACGGCGCGATCGACACCGGGGGCTTCCGGCGGGTCGTCGAGTACGTGCTCGGCGCCGGCGTGAGCAGTGTCATGTTTCCCGGTTTCGCGTCCGAATACCACAAGCTCGACGAGGACGAGCGGGACACGCTGACCGACATCCTGCTCGAGCAGACGCGTGAGCGGCCGGACGTCGCCGCGATCCTCGCGGTGCAGGACCACGCCACCATGTTGGCCGTACGCCGCGCACAGCGGCTGGTGGACGCCGGCGCCGACCTGATCAACCTGCTGCCCCCGCACTACCTGTCGCCGACCCGGCGTGCGGTCGCCGACCACATCCGGGCCGTGCTGGAGGCCGTGGACCCGGTGCCGGTGGTGCTCCAGTACGCGCCGATCGAGACCGGCACCAGCCTGGACGCGGCCGGCCTGGCCGAGATCGCGCGCGACCACGCCAACCTGGCCTTCGTGAAGGTCGAGTCGAGTCCGCCGGGGCCGCTGATCACCCAGCTGGCCGACGGCGACCCGGCGCTGCCGTCGCTGGAGGGCTATGCCGGCGTCCAGCTGCCGGACGCGGCCCGCCGCGGCGCGGTCGGCACGCAGCCGGGTTGCTCGTTCACCGAGATCTACGTGGAGATCTGGCGGCGGTTCGAGAATGGCGAGACGGCCGGTGCGTGGGACCTGCACCGCCGCCTGCTGCCATACATCTCCTACTGGATGCTCGACATCGAGCTGATCATCGCCGCGGAGAAGCTGATCTCGGTGCGGCGTGGCCTGTTCGAGAGTCCGTACTGCCGCGAGCCGGCGCACCGGCTGGACCGTGAGGAAGTGGCCACGATCGACCGCTTTCTGTCCGAGTTCGCCGATCTTCTCCCCAGGATCCCCTGA
- a CDS encoding glycosyltransferase family 2 protein: MSVLTAAHGDRVDFLVEAGESLAAQELPAGWELEWVVQEDAANSVLGDAVGHFDFVRHSANGEQLGAAATRNLALARVEGEFVHVLDSDDLMLPRGLAVAIEAFRQRPWIHWVCGQADDLMPDGTRVPVSAMLPPGVIEPGVVSDHLTAYELPPVHPAGLTLRTTTTRAVGGWAGIPRAEDNSLLIAVTELSFGYLTPEVTWLYRKHDGQVTTTASYTELVPASLQVVRQRIAALRETGLQFPPPPPVEDLPIRKPAAS; encoded by the coding sequence ATGTCGGTGCTGACCGCGGCGCACGGCGATCGCGTCGACTTCCTGGTCGAGGCCGGCGAAAGCCTGGCCGCCCAGGAACTGCCGGCCGGCTGGGAGCTGGAGTGGGTCGTCCAGGAGGACGCCGCGAACTCCGTTCTCGGCGACGCGGTCGGGCATTTCGACTTCGTGCGGCACAGCGCCAACGGCGAACAGCTCGGCGCCGCGGCGACCCGCAACCTCGCACTCGCCCGGGTCGAAGGCGAGTTCGTCCACGTGCTCGACTCCGACGACCTGATGCTGCCGCGCGGCCTCGCGGTCGCCATCGAGGCGTTCCGGCAGCGGCCGTGGATCCACTGGGTCTGCGGCCAGGCCGACGACCTGATGCCCGATGGCACGCGCGTACCGGTCTCGGCGATGCTGCCTCCCGGCGTGATCGAGCCGGGCGTGGTCAGCGACCACCTGACCGCGTACGAGCTGCCACCGGTGCATCCGGCCGGCCTGACGCTGCGTACGACCACCACCCGTGCGGTCGGCGGCTGGGCCGGCATCCCGCGGGCCGAGGACAACTCGCTGCTGATCGCCGTCACCGAGCTGAGTTTCGGTTATCTGACACCGGAAGTGACCTGGCTCTATCGCAAGCACGACGGCCAGGTCACCACCACGGCCAGCTACACCGAGCTCGTACCGGCGTCACTGCAGGTCGTACGGCAGCGGATCGCGGCGTTGCGGGAGACCGGGCTGCAGTTTCCGCCGCCCCCGCCGGTCGAGGACCTGCCGATCCGCAAGCCAGCCGCCAGTTAG
- a CDS encoding polysaccharide lyase family 8 super-sandwich domain-containing protein — protein MAASRREFLKYSAAAAGGIPLVSAFSAPAAADDFAAIVAAYRELQIGRGRQSAKRTVAVRRLDQVATEYEATMDTAAGSTQLWPDLPRGPGSDYFPTMYARLRAIAVDWATPGSALSAKAGMAERIVAALEILYANQYNENTAEIGNWYVYEIGVPYWVLHILAALGDQVSTVDRARFLRPVLRFDADPNRRTNNPGTVETGANRADKALIAVVAGAMVGDAARVSAAMDAITDVAGNGAASLVARVTKGDGYHTDGSFIQHENVPYAGHYGLVLLNAVASLIYVTAGTSRQLSAEVKQKVVDTIADVYAPFVFKGAMLETVRGRMLSRQSETGHDAAHLLIYPTVLLALQANNDPKLTALVKRWIADGTWAPYLDVPDVRRFAPFNDPVGVPGVEFAEQLLAESSVPAAKTEPFHRTFPQQDRIVHNTGRWAASLGTGSTRICRYESINGQNLHGWYVGDGALYVFLPGQEGHYSDAYWPTVDAQLIPGTTTKEAKPPALGSTPLATKAFVGGVAFDSGHGAQAMDFVSQDGTLAARKSWFFTPDGIVCLGAGITDASGAAVRTTIENRVSAAALTVDGRRYATDGTWTVADPHYLDLPGVSAYFLLDNGKVTIRREARTGAWRDVDTGANTKGSTEPFTRHYQTIFLDHGTNPTNARYAYAVVPSPTVLSLTKTRLTRILSNTADLQAVRTLDGIELAAFFAAGKAGTVSASAPAVVGWQHGRLAVADPSQLGDTVRITVRTSARRVVRADPTVRVISLNPLVVDVTVAGSQGATHRLKVW, from the coding sequence ATGGCGGCGAGTCGGCGAGAGTTTCTGAAGTATTCAGCGGCAGCCGCCGGAGGCATCCCGCTGGTGTCCGCTTTCTCCGCTCCAGCGGCGGCCGACGATTTCGCCGCGATCGTCGCGGCCTACCGCGAGCTGCAGATCGGCCGCGGACGGCAGTCGGCCAAGCGTACGGTCGCCGTGCGGCGGCTCGACCAGGTCGCCACCGAATACGAGGCGACGATGGACACCGCGGCCGGCTCCACGCAGCTGTGGCCCGATCTGCCCAGAGGCCCCGGCAGCGACTATTTCCCCACCATGTACGCGCGTTTGCGGGCGATCGCGGTCGACTGGGCCACTCCCGGATCGGCGTTGAGCGCGAAGGCCGGCATGGCGGAGCGGATCGTCGCCGCGCTGGAGATCCTCTACGCCAACCAGTACAACGAAAACACCGCCGAGATCGGCAACTGGTATGTATACGAGATCGGTGTGCCGTACTGGGTCCTGCACATCCTCGCCGCGCTGGGTGACCAGGTGTCCACAGTGGACAGAGCGCGGTTTCTGCGGCCGGTGCTGCGGTTCGACGCCGATCCCAACCGGCGCACCAACAACCCGGGCACGGTCGAGACCGGCGCCAACCGTGCAGACAAGGCGCTGATCGCGGTGGTCGCCGGCGCGATGGTCGGCGACGCCGCACGTGTCTCGGCCGCCATGGACGCGATCACCGATGTCGCCGGCAACGGCGCGGCGAGCCTGGTCGCGCGCGTCACCAAAGGCGACGGCTATCACACCGACGGTTCCTTCATCCAGCACGAAAACGTGCCGTACGCCGGCCACTACGGCCTGGTGCTGCTCAACGCCGTCGCCTCGCTCATCTACGTCACCGCCGGCACGTCACGGCAACTTTCCGCTGAGGTCAAGCAAAAAGTGGTCGACACGATCGCCGACGTGTACGCGCCCTTCGTCTTCAAGGGTGCGATGCTGGAGACCGTACGTGGCCGGATGCTGTCGCGGCAGAGCGAAACCGGTCACGACGCGGCGCACCTGCTGATCTATCCGACCGTGCTTCTGGCGTTGCAGGCAAACAATGATCCCAAGCTGACCGCGCTGGTGAAACGCTGGATCGCCGACGGCACCTGGGCGCCGTATCTGGACGTGCCGGACGTGCGCCGTTTCGCGCCGTTCAACGACCCGGTCGGCGTGCCGGGTGTCGAGTTCGCCGAGCAGTTGCTGGCCGAGTCGTCCGTGCCGGCGGCGAAAACCGAGCCGTTTCACCGCACTTTTCCACAACAGGACCGAATCGTCCACAACACCGGCCGTTGGGCCGCGTCGCTCGGCACCGGATCGACGCGTATCTGCCGCTACGAGTCGATCAACGGCCAGAACCTGCACGGCTGGTATGTCGGCGACGGTGCGCTCTATGTTTTCCTGCCAGGGCAGGAAGGACACTATTCCGACGCGTACTGGCCGACTGTCGATGCTCAGCTTATTCCTGGCACCACAACGAAAGAGGCGAAGCCGCCGGCGCTCGGCTCGACACCGCTGGCCACGAAAGCCTTTGTCGGTGGTGTCGCTTTCGACAGCGGCCATGGCGCGCAGGCGATGGATTTCGTCTCGCAGGACGGCACGTTGGCCGCGCGCAAGTCGTGGTTTTTCACCCCTGACGGCATTGTCTGTCTCGGTGCCGGCATCACCGACGCGTCCGGCGCGGCCGTGCGCACGACCATCGAGAATCGTGTGTCGGCGGCCGCGCTCACCGTCGACGGCCGGCGCTATGCGACCGACGGCACGTGGACCGTCGCCGATCCGCATTACCTCGACCTGCCGGGCGTGTCCGCATATTTCCTGCTGGACAACGGAAAGGTGACCATACGTCGAGAGGCGCGTACGGGGGCGTGGCGTGATGTCGACACTGGCGCCAACACCAAAGGCTCCACCGAGCCGTTCACGCGGCACTACCAGACGATTTTCCTCGACCACGGAACGAATCCGACCAACGCGCGTTACGCGTACGCGGTCGTACCGTCGCCGACCGTCCTCAGCCTGACCAAAACCCGACTGACCAGGATCCTGTCCAACACGGCCGACCTCCAGGCCGTCCGCACCCTCGACGGCATCGAGCTCGCCGCGTTTTTCGCCGCGGGCAAGGCCGGAACGGTGTCGGCCTCGGCACCCGCGGTCGTCGGCTGGCAACACGGCCGCCTGGCCGTCGCCGATCCCAGCCAGCTCGGCGACACCGTACGGATCACCGTTCGCACCTCCGCTCGCCGCGTCGTGCGGGCCGATCCTACGGTCCGGGTCATCTCGCTGAATCCGCTCGTCGTCGACGTGACCGTGGCCGGTTCGCAGGGCGCGACCCACCGCCTGAAGGTCTGGTGA
- a CDS encoding aldehyde dehydrogenase (NADP(+)), with amino-acid sequence MSDTTADELEVVMAAAAEAAAPIAAATPKERASWLVAAADALDAAAGELVPLAAEETHLPAAPRLAGELKRTTFQLRLFAGVLDEGGFLAVTIDHADPDWGMGPRPDIRRVLTPIGPVLVFGASNFPFAFSVAGGDTASALAAGCPVVHKGHPGHPRLAARTAEIVATALVGAGAPAGIFGFVTGVDAGVQALRDERITAAAFTGSLTAGRALFDIANSRPTPIPFYGELGSMNPVVVTPEAVARRGKDIAAGYVGSFTLGAGQFCTKPGLLFLPAGHGLESTLVAAVEGVSAQPLLNDKIASGFGSGVEKLREAAEVLYAAPDAESGSYGPTLVATDAATFLASESVLDKECFGPASVVVSYADSAELLRVLETLEPSLTATIQGEADEGDFVRPVLDVLQAKAGRVLWNGWPTGVTVTWAQQHGGPYPATTAPTTTSVGTAAIERFLRPVAYQDVPEQFLPPAVRDDNPWRIPQRVDGKL; translated from the coding sequence ATGAGCGACACGACCGCTGACGAGCTTGAGGTCGTCATGGCCGCCGCGGCCGAGGCGGCCGCGCCGATCGCCGCGGCCACCCCGAAAGAACGCGCGTCCTGGCTGGTCGCCGCCGCCGACGCACTGGACGCGGCGGCCGGCGAGCTGGTCCCACTGGCCGCCGAGGAAACACACCTGCCGGCCGCGCCACGGCTGGCCGGTGAGCTGAAGCGCACGACCTTCCAGCTGCGGCTTTTCGCCGGTGTGCTGGACGAAGGCGGCTTTCTGGCCGTCACCATCGACCACGCCGACCCGGACTGGGGGATGGGTCCGCGGCCGGACATTCGTCGCGTACTGACGCCGATCGGTCCGGTGCTCGTCTTCGGTGCGAGCAACTTTCCGTTCGCTTTCAGCGTCGCCGGCGGCGACACCGCCTCGGCGCTGGCTGCCGGTTGCCCGGTCGTCCACAAAGGACATCCAGGCCATCCGCGCCTGGCCGCGCGTACGGCCGAGATCGTCGCGACCGCGCTGGTCGGTGCCGGCGCGCCGGCCGGCATTTTCGGCTTTGTCACTGGTGTCGACGCCGGCGTGCAGGCGTTGCGCGACGAGCGGATCACCGCCGCCGCGTTCACCGGTTCGCTGACCGCAGGCCGCGCGTTGTTCGACATCGCCAACTCGCGACCCACGCCGATCCCGTTCTATGGCGAGCTCGGCAGCATGAACCCGGTGGTCGTCACGCCGGAAGCCGTTGCGCGGCGCGGAAAGGACATCGCCGCCGGCTATGTCGGATCGTTCACGCTCGGCGCCGGCCAGTTCTGCACCAAGCCGGGACTGCTCTTCCTGCCGGCCGGCCACGGACTGGAGTCCACGCTGGTCGCCGCGGTCGAAGGAGTCAGCGCGCAACCGCTGCTCAACGACAAGATCGCCAGCGGTTTCGGCTCTGGCGTTGAGAAACTTCGCGAGGCGGCTGAGGTTTTGTACGCCGCACCGGACGCCGAGTCCGGCTCTTACGGACCGACGCTGGTCGCCACCGACGCCGCGACCTTCCTCGCCTCGGAAAGCGTACTGGACAAGGAGTGTTTCGGTCCGGCCTCGGTCGTCGTGTCCTATGCGGACAGTGCCGAACTGTTGCGCGTGCTGGAGACCCTGGAGCCGAGCCTGACCGCGACCATCCAGGGTGAGGCCGACGAAGGCGACTTCGTACGACCGGTTTTGGACGTGCTGCAGGCAAAAGCCGGCCGCGTGCTGTGGAACGGCTGGCCGACCGGTGTGACGGTGACCTGGGCTCAGCAGCACGGCGGTCCATATCCAGCCACCACGGCGCCGACCACCACGTCGGTGGGGACCGCGGCGATCGAGCGTTTCCTGCGTCCGGTCGCATACCAGGACGTGCCGGAGCAGTTCCTGCCGCCGGCCGTACGCGACGACAACCCGTGGCGGATTCCGCAGCGCGTGGACGGAAAGTTGTAG
- a CDS encoding glucarate dehydratase family protein, which yields MRIRDVIITPVAFADPPLLNVTGVHEPYALRSVLQLVCDDGLVGLGESYGDEDLLALARKVAERLVGVEIFDLPAVRRIATEVVGGGIYADRHGLTGGVSASKTLQTVFSFFEVAMLDAQGRFLGVPVVDLLGGKVRDRVEFSAYLFYKYAAHQGLRPDEWGAIDTPETVVGSARRMIDEYGFSSIKLKGGVFAPAEEVAAIHALRDAFPGLPLRIDPNGAWTPATGQWVAKELDGVLEYLEDPTPGIDGMARVAAYASMPLATNMCVVEFAHIPPAVAAKAVGVILSDHHFWGGLRLSGSLATLCETFGMGLSMHSNSHLGISLAAMVHLAGATGHLTYACDTHWPWKTEDVIVPGVLSFEGGAVAVPDKPGLGVELDHDALARLHENYLSCGLKRRDDATYMRRYVPDFQPNIARW from the coding sequence ATGAGGATCCGCGATGTCATCATCACGCCGGTCGCTTTCGCCGATCCGCCACTGTTGAACGTGACCGGCGTACACGAGCCGTACGCGCTGCGCAGCGTGCTCCAGCTGGTCTGCGACGACGGGCTGGTCGGCCTCGGCGAGTCCTACGGTGACGAGGATTTGCTCGCGCTGGCGCGGAAAGTCGCCGAGCGGCTGGTCGGCGTGGAGATCTTCGACCTGCCGGCGGTGCGGCGGATCGCGACCGAGGTGGTCGGTGGCGGCATCTACGCTGACCGGCACGGCCTGACCGGCGGTGTGTCGGCGAGCAAGACGCTGCAGACGGTCTTCTCTTTCTTCGAGGTCGCGATGCTCGACGCGCAGGGTCGCTTTCTCGGCGTGCCGGTCGTCGATCTGCTCGGCGGAAAAGTCCGCGACCGCGTCGAGTTTTCCGCCTACCTGTTCTACAAATATGCCGCGCACCAGGGCTTGCGGCCAGACGAGTGGGGTGCGATCGACACACCGGAGACGGTCGTTGGCTCCGCGCGCAGGATGATCGACGAGTACGGTTTTTCGTCCATCAAACTCAAAGGTGGTGTGTTCGCGCCGGCAGAGGAGGTCGCCGCCATCCACGCGTTGCGCGATGCTTTTCCGGGTTTGCCCTTGCGGATCGACCCAAACGGTGCGTGGACACCGGCGACCGGCCAGTGGGTCGCCAAGGAGCTCGACGGAGTCCTGGAATACCTGGAGGACCCGACGCCGGGCATCGACGGAATGGCGCGGGTGGCCGCGTACGCTTCGATGCCGCTGGCGACGAATATGTGTGTGGTCGAGTTCGCGCACATTCCACCCGCGGTCGCCGCGAAAGCCGTCGGCGTCATCCTGTCCGACCATCATTTCTGGGGTGGCCTGCGGCTCAGTGGCTCGCTGGCGACGCTGTGCGAGACCTTCGGCATGGGACTTTCCATGCATTCCAACAGTCATCTGGGCATCAGCCTGGCCGCGATGGTGCACCTGGCCGGCGCGACCGGCCACCTGACCTACGCGTGCGACACGCACTGGCCGTGGAAGACCGAGGACGTGATCGTGCCGGGCGTGCTCTCCTTTGAAGGCGGAGCCGTCGCGGTGCCGGACAAACCCGGCCTCGGTGTCGAGCTCGACCACGACGCGTTGGCGCGGCTGCACGAAAACTACCTGTCGTGCGGCCTGAAAAGGCGTGACGACGCGACGTACATGCGCCGCTATGTGCCGGACTTCCAGCCGAACATCGCGCGGTGGTAG
- a CDS encoding 5-dehydro-4-deoxyglucarate dehydratase: protein MNITLGKPIWKASLMPLRGLLSFPLTAFDARLELDLDAFADHLEAQIAAGPGAVFVACGTGEFGSLSLDELSAVARRAVDVAAGRLPVWLGAGGGAAGARACVRVAAERGADGVLLMPPYLVTGPPAGTLDYVRYATADAAVPTVVYHRGTAVFTPSAAVELLDVPSVVGLKDGYGDVELMSKIVTTVRTSGHDRAAGFGFLNGLPTAEMSARAYRAIGVELYSSAVHSFAPTIAHAFRDALLADQTSTVDRLLAEFYLPLVALRDTTPGFAVALVKAAAVLRGSKVGGVRPPLVDPTPAQVDQLAVLLEKGLALV, encoded by the coding sequence ATGAACATCACGCTCGGGAAGCCGATCTGGAAAGCGAGTCTCATGCCTTTACGTGGCCTCCTGTCGTTTCCGCTGACCGCCTTCGACGCGCGACTGGAGCTGGACCTCGACGCTTTCGCCGACCACCTGGAGGCGCAGATCGCGGCCGGTCCCGGCGCGGTGTTCGTCGCATGTGGCACCGGTGAGTTCGGCTCGCTGTCGCTCGACGAGCTGTCCGCGGTCGCGCGGCGCGCGGTCGACGTGGCGGCCGGGCGGCTGCCGGTGTGGCTCGGTGCCGGCGGTGGGGCGGCTGGTGCGCGTGCGTGCGTACGCGTCGCGGCTGAGCGCGGCGCCGACGGCGTCCTGCTGATGCCGCCCTATCTGGTGACCGGTCCGCCAGCCGGCACGCTCGACTACGTCCGTTACGCGACCGCCGACGCGGCGGTGCCGACGGTCGTCTATCACCGCGGCACGGCCGTTTTCACGCCATCAGCCGCCGTCGAGCTGCTCGACGTGCCGTCCGTGGTCGGCCTCAAGGACGGTTACGGCGATGTCGAGTTGATGTCGAAGATCGTCACGACCGTACGCACGAGTGGTCACGATCGCGCGGCTGGTTTTGGCTTTCTCAATGGGCTTCCGACCGCCGAGATGTCCGCGCGCGCATATCGCGCGATCGGTGTCGAGCTCTATTCGTCGGCGGTGCACAGCTTCGCGCCGACGATCGCGCACGCCTTCCGCGACGCGCTGCTCGCCGACCAAACGTCCACTGTGGACAGACTGCTCGCCGAGTTCTATCTGCCGTTGGTGGCGTTGCGCGACACCACACCGGGTTTTGCGGTGGCTCTGGTGAAAGCCGCGGCCGTGTTGCGTGGCAGCAAGGTCGGCGGCGTACGCCCACCGCTGGTCGACCCGACGCCGGCGCAGGTCGACCAGTTGGCCGTGCTGCTGGAGAAGGGGTTGGCGCTCGTCTGA
- a CDS encoding IclR family transcriptional regulator: MSDQVVQQVSEDRGGVKSARRTTDLLEAFASSPEWMSLAELHVLSQIPRSSLHGLLRTLAAAQWIETDATGAKYRLGVRALICGTAYLDRDPAVPYATEVLEKLREQTGFTAHYARRNETEVVYLETRESRRSIHLISRVGRTLPAYATALGKALLAELTDEEVARLVPESLPAMTTNTITSRQALLEQLAHVRQSGYASEIEEGTLGVRCVGAAVKYRIPATDALSCSMPSSVSDADAAGVGELLVAAASELGNQLQRAGIR, encoded by the coding sequence ATGTCAGATCAAGTCGTACAGCAAGTGTCCGAAGATCGCGGCGGCGTCAAGTCCGCGCGGCGTACGACCGACCTGCTGGAGGCCTTCGCGTCCAGTCCGGAGTGGATGTCGCTGGCCGAGCTGCACGTGTTGTCGCAGATCCCCCGCTCGAGCCTGCACGGCCTGCTGCGTACGCTCGCCGCCGCGCAGTGGATCGAGACCGACGCGACCGGCGCGAAATACCGGCTCGGCGTGCGTGCGCTGATCTGCGGCACCGCGTATCTGGACCGCGACCCGGCCGTGCCGTACGCGACCGAGGTGCTGGAGAAGCTGCGCGAGCAGACCGGCTTCACGGCGCACTACGCGCGGCGCAACGAGACCGAGGTCGTCTATCTGGAGACACGCGAGTCGCGCCGGTCGATCCACCTGATCTCTCGCGTCGGCCGCACCCTGCCGGCGTACGCGACGGCGCTGGGCAAGGCATTGCTGGCCGAGCTGACCGACGAGGAGGTCGCGCGGCTCGTACCCGAGTCGCTGCCGGCGATGACCACCAACACGATCACCTCGCGGCAGGCGCTGCTCGAGCAGCTCGCGCACGTACGCCAGAGCGGCTATGCCTCCGAGATCGAGGAGGGGACGCTCGGGGTGCGTTGTGTCGGCGCCGCGGTGAAATACCGGATCCCGGCGACCGACGCGCTGTCCTGCTCGATGCCGTCGTCGGTGTCCGACGCCGACGCGGCCGGCGTCGGCGAGCTGCTGGTGGCCGCCGCGTCCGAGCTCGGCAACCAGCTGCAGCGTGCCGGCATCCGTTGA
- a CDS encoding NAD-dependent epimerase/dehydratase family protein translates to MRVLITGAAGGIGRLIRSRLRRDGRELRLFDIATVAPAEDGEPVELLTGSVTDPSAVRAACDGVDAIIHLGGLSREAPWADTLDVNVNGTQVLLEAAREAGVRRVILASSNHAVGYHPVTDNVAADLAPQPDTYYGVSKAAIEALGALYAHRFGMDVICVRIGMCFPKPMGVRGLALWLSPDDCGRLLEACLSAPSPGYRLVWGVSRNTRGYVSLAEAEALGYKSQDDSEVFAAEILASDTAAHPENEVIGGGFTITPLGEANPL, encoded by the coding sequence TTGCGCGTACTCATCACCGGTGCGGCCGGCGGCATCGGCCGGCTGATCCGGTCACGGCTCCGGCGGGACGGCCGTGAGCTGCGGCTTTTCGACATCGCGACGGTGGCGCCGGCCGAGGACGGCGAGCCGGTCGAGCTGCTGACCGGCTCGGTGACCGACCCGTCGGCCGTACGCGCCGCGTGCGACGGCGTCGACGCGATCATCCACCTCGGTGGCCTGAGCCGCGAGGCGCCGTGGGCGGACACGTTGGACGTCAACGTCAACGGCACGCAGGTGCTGCTTGAGGCGGCGCGCGAGGCCGGCGTGCGGCGCGTCATCCTGGCCTCCAGCAACCACGCGGTCGGCTACCACCCCGTCACCGACAATGTGGCGGCGGACCTGGCGCCGCAGCCGGACACGTACTACGGCGTGAGCAAGGCGGCGATCGAGGCGCTCGGCGCGTTGTACGCGCACCGGTTCGGCATGGACGTGATCTGCGTGCGTATCGGCATGTGCTTTCCCAAGCCGATGGGCGTACGCGGGCTGGCGCTGTGGCTGTCGCCGGACGACTGCGGCCGGCTGCTGGAGGCGTGTCTTTCCGCACCGTCGCCGGGATATCGGCTGGTCTGGGGCGTCTCGCGCAACACCCGCGGCTATGTGTCGCTGGCCGAGGCCGAGGCGCTCGGTTACAAGTCGCAGGACGACTCGGAGGTCTTCGCCGCGGAGATCCTGGCCAGCGACACCGCCGCGCATCCGGAGAACGAGGTCATCGGCGGTGGCTTCACCATCACCCCCCTCGGCGAGGCCAACCCGCTGTAG